In one window of Tistrella bauzanensis DNA:
- a CDS encoding transglycosylase SLT domain-containing protein: MATPAVTALLRALALTAGLFACAAHAQEVPPPAYQLAAQRAGIPSTVLYAVALQESGMRRNGRIVPWPWTLNVAGQSRRFATRADACAGLQQAMRSTPPTRIDAGLGQINLGYHPHRYTHACDLLDPYRNLASAAEILKEQYTPGEDWLLAMGRYHRPAGGEPAARYRRSVSRHLARVQGTHSIATARAVRQESTP, from the coding sequence ATGGCAACGCCAGCCGTAACGGCGCTGCTGCGCGCACTGGCGCTCACTGCGGGCCTGTTCGCCTGCGCCGCCCATGCCCAGGAGGTTCCGCCACCGGCCTACCAGCTTGCCGCACAGCGCGCGGGCATTCCCTCGACGGTGCTCTACGCCGTGGCCTTGCAGGAGAGCGGCATGCGACGCAATGGACGCATCGTCCCATGGCCGTGGACCCTGAATGTCGCCGGCCAGTCGCGGCGCTTCGCCACCCGTGCCGATGCCTGCGCCGGTTTGCAGCAGGCGATGCGATCTACGCCACCCACGCGCATCGACGCGGGCCTGGGCCAGATCAACCTGGGCTACCACCCGCACCGCTACACCCATGCCTGCGACTTGTTGGACCCGTACCGCAATCTCGCCAGCGCCGCCGAGATCCTCAAGGAGCAGTACACCCCCGGTGAAGACTGGCTGCTGGCCATGGGCCGCTACCACCGGCCCGCGGGCGGTGAGCCTGCCGCCCGCTATCGACGCAGCGTATCCCGACACCTCGCCCGCGTGCAGGGCACGCACTCAATCGCCACGGCGCGAGCCGTGCGTCAGGAGTCGACCCCATGA
- a CDS encoding PFL_4703 family integrating conjugative element protein: protein MSRFKNEITHLQAHIKTLRLAAGALVVVALVMGGGWWSAPRDLTIHVPPDLRSGSTRKWWEVPPESVYAFTFYVFQTLNRWPTNGEEDYSRNLHTLSPYLTPSCQAFLRADYDYRRSTGELRQRVRGIYEIPGRGYGDDPTARVRTVSDRDWVVTLDITADEYYGAEQVKRALVRYPIKVTRVDVDPARNPFGLALDCYDGAPQRISAPEPTRPAPSGLSPQAPQGGNTP, encoded by the coding sequence ATGAGCCGCTTCAAAAACGAGATCACCCACCTGCAGGCGCACATCAAGACCTTGCGGCTGGCCGCGGGCGCGCTGGTCGTCGTCGCCCTGGTCATGGGCGGCGGCTGGTGGAGCGCGCCGCGCGACCTGACCATCCACGTCCCGCCCGACCTGCGCTCTGGCAGTACCCGCAAGTGGTGGGAAGTGCCGCCCGAATCGGTCTATGCGTTCACGTTCTACGTGTTCCAGACGCTGAACCGCTGGCCAACCAATGGCGAGGAAGACTACTCGCGCAACCTCCACACGCTCTCGCCGTACCTCACCCCGTCCTGCCAGGCCTTCCTGCGGGCGGACTATGACTACCGCCGCTCCACGGGCGAGCTGCGTCAGCGCGTGCGCGGCATCTACGAGATTCCCGGCCGCGGCTATGGCGACGACCCCACGGCGCGCGTGCGCACCGTGTCCGATCGCGACTGGGTGGTGACGCTGGACATCACGGCGGACGAGTACTACGGCGCCGAGCAGGTCAAGCGCGCCCTGGTGCGCTATCCGATCAAGGTCACGCGGGTGGACGTCGATCCCGCCCGTAACCCGTTCGGCCTGGCGCTGGACTGCTACGACGGCGCGCCCCAGCGCATCAGTGCACCGGAGCCGACGCGCCCGGCGCCGAGTGGCCTGTCTCCGCAAGCGCCTCAAGGAGGAAACACCCCATGA
- a CDS encoding TIGR03750 family conjugal transfer protein: MSEQQHVRADGTVTFLPHRLNRHPVVVRGLTADELWICCGLSGAAGLLVGAPLSWVFRTIALAPTFVVLGVALGVFIGGGILRRLKRGRPDTWLYRQLQWRIATRHPLMAGWVGGHVLISRSGFWSTRRSMR, encoded by the coding sequence ATGTCCGAGCAGCAGCACGTCCGTGCGGACGGAACGGTCACCTTCCTTCCGCACCGGCTCAACCGCCATCCCGTTGTGGTGCGCGGCCTCACCGCTGACGAACTCTGGATTTGCTGCGGCCTGTCCGGTGCCGCCGGCCTGCTGGTCGGCGCGCCGCTGTCCTGGGTGTTCCGCACGATCGCGCTGGCGCCGACCTTCGTCGTCCTGGGCGTGGCGCTCGGCGTCTTCATCGGCGGCGGCATCCTGCGCCGCCTCAAGCGTGGGCGTCCCGACACCTGGCTGTATCGGCAACTGCAATGGCGCATCGCCACGCGCCATCCGCTGATGGCCGGCTGGGTGGGTGGCCATGTGCTGATCTCGCGCTCGGGCTTCTGGTCCACCCGCAGGAGCATGCGATGA
- a CDS encoding integrating conjugative element protein, translated as MTKPLWTLRGLLALLAALPLVAHAAEPLIVVEDRGGASALPYYEALNLQPRANSALRPPIPTPQIPATPADEAAMLPVRSAKLMPGFVARRVIEAPGLRPFVVIGDDETSQAWLRRHAASLHDRGAVGLVVNVETAQALARLRALAPGVPMAPVAGDDLAERLGLRHYPALITATGIEQ; from the coding sequence ATGACGAAACCGCTCTGGACCCTGCGGGGCCTGCTCGCGCTGCTGGCGGCGCTGCCGTTGGTCGCGCATGCCGCCGAACCGCTGATCGTGGTCGAGGACCGCGGCGGCGCGTCGGCGCTGCCGTACTACGAAGCGCTTAACCTGCAGCCACGCGCCAACAGCGCGTTGCGGCCTCCCATTCCGACGCCGCAGATTCCCGCCACCCCCGCTGACGAGGCAGCGATGCTGCCGGTACGCAGCGCGAAGCTGATGCCCGGCTTCGTCGCGCGGCGCGTGATCGAGGCACCGGGCCTGCGGCCTTTCGTGGTCATCGGCGACGATGAGACCTCGCAAGCCTGGCTGCGCCGTCACGCGGCGTCGCTGCACGACCGCGGCGCGGTCGGCCTGGTGGTCAATGTCGAGACCGCGCAGGCTTTGGCGCGGTTGCGCGCACTGGCGCCTGGCGTGCCGATGGCCCCCGTGGCCGGCGATGATCTGGCCGAACGCCTGGGCCTGCGGCACTACCCGGCGCTGATCACGGCGACCGGCATCGAGCAATGA
- a CDS encoding TIGR03751 family conjugal transfer lipoprotein — translation MHSNLTNLARGLALALAVAVLGGCATSKEKLLTHGDRTMMDIWQQEAGDGGGAAGRNAGRQLLDARQSLRRPLTDADVQVAPVEQMRYTRTARNEVHRQFQRLPNPDLVMYVYPHLAGTDPVPVPGYTTVFPLNQRIQYAMPGERVEAY, via the coding sequence ATGCACTCGAACTTGACTAACCTGGCCCGTGGCCTGGCACTGGCCCTCGCCGTCGCGGTGCTTGGCGGCTGCGCCACCAGCAAGGAAAAGCTGCTGACCCACGGTGACCGCACGATGATGGACATCTGGCAGCAGGAGGCCGGCGACGGCGGTGGCGCAGCCGGACGGAACGCCGGCCGCCAGCTGCTCGATGCGCGCCAGAGCCTGCGTCGGCCCCTGACCGACGCCGACGTGCAGGTCGCACCCGTCGAGCAGATGCGCTACACGCGCACCGCGCGCAATGAGGTCCACCGCCAGTTCCAGCGTCTGCCCAATCCCGATCTCGTCATGTACGTGTATCCGCACCTGGCGGGCACGGACCCCGTGCCGGTGCCGGGCTACACGACGGTCTTCCCGCTCAACCAGCGCATCCAGTACGCCATGCCAGGCGAGCGCGTGGAGGCCTACTGA
- the pilL2 gene encoding PFGI-1 class ICE element type IV pilus protein PilL2: MPAIHVSRCLVGTSLLAAALASGCATTPPPLAASTVEDVPPAPEAAPPEFIPVVRYGRYTLVELAPMAAQRDLLVQTIDVSMPEEVRATVGDGLRHVLKRSGYQLCETPHAVIELYALPLPAAHLHLGPMTLRDALLTLAGPAWELHADDRTRQVCFERPGRDTGAEPVSEPPAAEAVQTFPFAGGQP; this comes from the coding sequence ATGCCTGCAATCCATGTATCCCGGTGTCTGGTCGGTACCAGCCTCCTGGCCGCAGCCTTGGCCAGCGGCTGCGCGACCACGCCACCGCCGCTGGCCGCCAGCACCGTCGAGGACGTCCCACCCGCGCCCGAGGCTGCACCGCCCGAGTTCATTCCCGTCGTGCGCTATGGCCGCTACACCCTGGTGGAGCTGGCGCCGATGGCGGCGCAGCGCGATCTGCTGGTGCAGACCATCGACGTGTCCATGCCCGAGGAGGTCCGCGCCACGGTCGGCGACGGGCTGCGGCATGTGCTCAAACGCAGCGGCTACCAGCTTTGCGAGACCCCGCATGCGGTGATCGAGCTGTACGCGCTGCCGCTGCCGGCGGCGCACTTGCATCTCGGCCCCATGACCTTGCGCGATGCACTGCTCACCCTGGCCGGTCCGGCTTGGGAACTGCACGCCGATGACCGGACGCGGCAGGTCTGCTTCGAGCGGCCTGGTCGCGACACCGGTGCCGAGCCGGTGTCCGAGCCGCCTGCTGCCGAGGCCGTGCAGACGTTCCCCTTTGCGGGAGGCCAGCCATGA
- a CDS encoding TIGR03758 family integrating conjugative element protein, whose amino-acid sequence MNGAQVSAFQANSGIAPSAMATVLVGVVFAVLLVWGVWAIRTAYVGWSESRLNQRQFLGVCIRFVAMYLVLSFFLLS is encoded by the coding sequence ATGAACGGCGCCCAGGTCTCGGCATTTCAAGCCAACAGCGGTATCGCGCCTTCCGCGATGGCGACCGTTCTGGTCGGCGTCGTGTTCGCGGTCCTGCTCGTGTGGGGCGTCTGGGCCATCCGAACGGCCTACGTGGGGTGGTCCGAGAGCCGCCTCAACCAGCGCCAGTTCCTCGGCGTCTGCATCCGCTTCGTCGCGATGTACCTCGTCCTGAGTTTCTTCCTTCTGTCCTGA
- a CDS encoding TIGR03745 family integrating conjugative element membrane protein, whose translation MHNRNLTSRFAQRAAVALGAAALPALSFAQGLPQLENPTRGTGNGIMETIRNYGYDIIMLVALLVVASMFIGVCYHAYGTYAEIHTGRKTWGQFGLTVAIGAVLLVIGIWLLTEATGIL comes from the coding sequence ATGCACAACCGCAACCTCACTTCCCGTTTTGCCCAGCGCGCCGCCGTGGCCCTGGGCGCCGCCGCGCTGCCGGCGCTGTCGTTCGCGCAAGGTCTGCCGCAATTGGAGAACCCCACGCGCGGCACCGGCAACGGCATCATGGAGACGATCCGCAACTACGGCTACGACATCATCATGCTCGTGGCCCTGCTGGTGGTGGCGTCGATGTTCATCGGCGTCTGCTACCACGCCTACGGGACCTACGCGGAGATCCACACCGGCCGCAAGACGTGGGGCCAGTTCGGCCTCACGGTCGCTATCGGCGCCGTGCTGCTTGTGATCGGCATCTGGCTGCTCACCGAAGCCACCGGCATCCTGTAA
- a CDS encoding TIGR03749 family integrating conjugative element protein, with amino-acid sequence MKHPVLALLGLLAVAAAPVAHAVEILRWERMPLAVPLKVGQERIVFIDRNVRVGVPAGVGERLRVQSAGGAVYLRASEPIEPTRLQLQDADTGALILLDIAAEPPKDGEAELEPVRIVEGDSAPGRYGEQADSAEAPARAQGQAGARTARRETPVPVVLTRFAAQNLYAPLRTVEPLPGVMRVNLPRDLDLDTLMPTLPVRAVALASWRLEDQWVTAVRLTNGSGGWITLDPRVLQGDFLTATFQHEALGPRGTPEDTTVLYLVTRGRGLAQSLLPAIHRFDPAVHLPQPDGDENTKEARHAQ; translated from the coding sequence ATGAAGCACCCTGTACTCGCGCTGCTGGGGCTACTGGCCGTGGCCGCGGCACCCGTCGCCCATGCAGTGGAAATCCTGCGCTGGGAACGCATGCCACTGGCAGTGCCGCTGAAGGTCGGTCAGGAACGCATCGTGTTCATCGACCGCAACGTGCGCGTGGGCGTGCCCGCGGGCGTGGGCGAACGCCTGCGCGTGCAGAGTGCGGGGGGCGCGGTGTACCTGCGCGCCAGCGAGCCGATCGAGCCCACGCGGTTGCAACTGCAGGACGCCGACACGGGCGCGCTGATCCTGCTGGACATCGCAGCCGAACCACCCAAGGACGGGGAAGCCGAGCTGGAGCCGGTGCGCATCGTCGAGGGTGACAGCGCACCGGGACGCTATGGCGAGCAGGCCGACAGTGCCGAGGCCCCGGCACGCGCCCAGGGCCAAGCAGGTGCGCGGACCGCGCGGCGCGAAACTCCGGTCCCTGTCGTGCTGACGCGCTTCGCCGCGCAGAACCTCTACGCACCGCTGCGCACCGTCGAGCCGCTTCCGGGCGTCATGCGGGTCAACCTGCCCCGCGACCTCGACCTGGACACACTGATGCCAACGCTGCCCGTGCGCGCGGTCGCACTCGCGTCGTGGCGCCTGGAGGACCAGTGGGTCACTGCCGTGCGCCTAACCAACGGCAGCGGCGGCTGGATCACGCTCGACCCGCGCGTGCTGCAAGGCGATTTCCTCACCGCCACCTTCCAGCACGAGGCGCTGGGCCCGCGCGGCACGCCCGAGGACACGACCGTCCTGTACCTGGTCACGCGCGGCCGCGGTCTCGCGCAGTCGCTGCTGCCGGCGATTCACCGCTTCGACCCGGCCGTGCATCTGCCGCAGCCGGACGGCGACGAGAACACCAAGGAGGCCCGCCATGCGCAGTAA
- the traD gene encoding type IV conjugative transfer system coupling protein TraD, producing the protein MSGKQPVEVLLRPAVELYTVAACAGAAFLSLVAPWSLALSPAMGVGAALAFGAYGAIRYRDARVILRYRRNIRRLPRYVMTSRDVPVSQQRLFVGRGFLWEQKHTHRLMQTYRPEFRRYVEPTPAYRLARRLEERLEFAPFPLSRLVRLTGWDVSFNPVRPLPPVGGLPRLHGIEPDEVDVSLPLGERVGHSLVLGTTRVGKTRLAELFVTQDIRRTNADGEHEVVIVIDPKGDADLLKRMYVEAKRAGREGEFYVFHLGWPEFSARYNAVGRFGRISEVATRIAGQLSGEGNSAAFREFAWRFVNIIARALVELGQRPDYMLIQRHVINIDALFMEYAQHYFAKTEPKTWEVIVQIEAKLNEKNIPRNMIGREKRVVALEQYLSQARNYDPVLDGLRSAVRYDKTYFDKIVASLLPLLEKLTSGKIAQLLAPNYSDLSDARPIFDWMQVIRKRAVVYVGLDALSDAEVAAAVGNSMFSDLVSVAGHIYKHGIDDGLPGASAGTRIPINVHADEFNELMGDEFIPLINKGGGAGLQVTAYTQTLSDIEARIGNRAKAGQVIGNFNNLFMLRVRETATAELLTRQLPKVEVYTTTIVSGATDASDIRGTTDFTSNTQDRISMSSVPMIEPSHVVGLPKGQCFALLQGGQLWKVRMPLPAPDPDEVMPADLQQLAGYMRQSYSEATQWWEFTSSPALQEAALPDDLLDDAAPAEPDAVATGADDSTGEAAP; encoded by the coding sequence ATGTCGGGGAAACAGCCCGTCGAAGTCCTGTTGCGCCCAGCGGTGGAGCTATACACCGTCGCGGCATGTGCGGGCGCCGCGTTTCTGTCCCTGGTGGCCCCGTGGTCGCTCGCGCTGAGCCCAGCCATGGGCGTCGGTGCCGCACTGGCGTTCGGCGCCTATGGCGCGATCCGCTACCGCGATGCGCGGGTGATCCTGCGCTACCGCCGCAACATCCGGCGCCTGCCGCGCTACGTGATGACGAGCAGGGACGTGCCGGTCAGCCAGCAGCGCCTGTTCGTGGGGCGCGGTTTCCTGTGGGAACAGAAGCACACCCACAGGCTGATGCAGACGTACCGGCCGGAATTTCGCCGCTACGTCGAGCCAACACCGGCATACCGGCTGGCGCGACGCCTGGAGGAGCGGCTGGAGTTCGCACCGTTTCCACTGTCTCGCCTCGTACGGCTCACGGGCTGGGATGTGTCATTCAACCCCGTGCGGCCACTGCCACCGGTAGGCGGCCTGCCGCGATTGCACGGCATCGAACCCGACGAGGTCGACGTCAGCCTGCCACTGGGTGAGCGCGTCGGCCATTCGCTGGTGCTGGGCACCACGCGCGTGGGGAAGACGCGGCTGGCCGAGTTGTTCGTCACCCAGGACATCCGTCGCACGAATGCAGACGGTGAGCATGAGGTCGTGATCGTCATCGACCCCAAGGGCGACGCGGATCTCTTGAAACGCATGTACGTCGAAGCCAAGCGAGCGGGTCGCGAGGGCGAGTTCTACGTCTTTCACCTCGGCTGGCCCGAGTTCTCTGCACGCTACAACGCGGTGGGGCGCTTCGGACGCATCAGTGAAGTCGCCACGCGCATTGCCGGGCAACTCTCCGGCGAGGGCAACAGTGCAGCGTTCCGCGAGTTCGCATGGCGCTTCGTCAACATCATTGCGCGCGCATTGGTGGAACTGGGGCAGCGCCCGGACTACATGCTGATCCAGCGGCACGTAATCAACATCGACGCGCTGTTCATGGAGTACGCCCAACACTACTTCGCCAAGACCGAGCCCAAGACCTGGGAGGTGATCGTCCAGATCGAGGCCAAGCTCAACGAGAAGAACATCCCAAGGAACATGATCGGGCGCGAGAAGCGTGTGGTGGCGCTGGAGCAATACCTCTCCCAGGCGCGCAACTACGACCCTGTGCTCGATGGCCTGCGCTCGGCGGTGCGCTACGACAAGACCTACTTCGACAAGATCGTTGCATCGCTGCTGCCGCTGCTGGAAAAGCTCACCAGCGGCAAGATCGCCCAACTCCTGGCGCCGAATTACTCCGACCTGTCTGACGCGCGCCCGATCTTCGACTGGATGCAAGTCATCAGGAAGCGCGCCGTGGTCTATGTCGGCCTGGATGCGCTGTCGGATGCTGAAGTCGCCGCGGCGGTCGGCAACTCCATGTTCTCCGACCTGGTGTCGGTAGCCGGGCACATCTACAAGCACGGGATCGACGACGGCCTGCCGGGTGCCTCGGCTGGCACGCGCATTCCCATCAACGTCCATGCCGACGAGTTCAACGAACTGATGGGCGACGAGTTCATCCCCCTTATCAACAAGGGCGGCGGTGCCGGGCTGCAGGTGACCGCGTATACGCAGACGCTCTCGGACATCGAGGCCCGCATCGGCAACCGCGCGAAGGCCGGCCAGGTGATCGGCAACTTCAACAACCTGTTCATGCTGCGGGTTCGGGAAACCGCCACCGCGGAATTGTTGACCCGTCAATTGCCCAAGGTGGAGGTCTATACCACCACCATCGTCTCCGGCGCGACCGATGCCTCGGACATCCGCGGGACGACGGACTTCACCAGCAACACGCAAGACCGCATCAGCATGTCGAGCGTGCCGATGATCGAGCCATCCCACGTCGTCGGCCTGCCCAAAGGCCAATGCTTCGCGCTGCTGCAGGGTGGTCAGCTCTGGAAGGTCCGGATGCCACTGCCAGCGCCTGACCCCGATGAAGTGATGCCGGCGGACTTGCAGCAACTGGCTGGGTACATGCGTCAGAGCTACAGCGAGGCCACGCAATGGTGGGAGTTCACCAGTTCCCCAGCCTTGCAGGAGGCTGCCTTGCCCGACGACCTGCTGGATGACGCCGCTCCGGCCGAGCCTGACGCGGTGGCCACCGGCGCCGACGACAGCACCGGCGAGGCCGCACCATGA
- a CDS encoding TIGR03759 family integrating conjugative element protein translates to MKPSIILYAFLLGSMQLPAWAQQPATTPARNAQSQERPLAARILDDRVAGEWGLQPQEWARYRDLMDGPLGIYSPNLDPLSALGIEARTDEERRRYAELQVQVEARRVEKLLAYQRAYDEAWQRLNPGMQRVNLSDERPGAAAARGSGRTAVFIKDGCAACGQLVQRLQSSGAEFDLYMVGSRQDDARIRDWAKRAQIDPARVRSGGITLNHDGGRWLSLSLPGDLPAVVREVNGQWQRQP, encoded by the coding sequence ATGAAGCCGTCGATCATCCTGTACGCGTTCCTGCTGGGCTCCATGCAGTTGCCCGCCTGGGCGCAGCAGCCCGCCACGACCCCCGCCCGCAATGCGCAGAGCCAGGAGCGCCCGCTGGCCGCCCGCATCCTGGACGACCGGGTGGCAGGCGAATGGGGCCTGCAACCGCAGGAATGGGCGCGCTATCGCGACTTGATGGATGGGCCGCTGGGCATCTACTCGCCAAATCTGGACCCGCTGTCCGCCCTGGGCATCGAGGCGCGCACCGACGAAGAACGGCGGCGCTACGCAGAGCTGCAGGTGCAAGTCGAAGCGCGCCGCGTGGAGAAGCTGCTCGCGTACCAGCGCGCCTACGACGAGGCCTGGCAGCGCCTGAACCCCGGCATGCAGCGGGTGAACCTGTCTGACGAGAGGCCAGGCGCCGCCGCTGCGCGGGGCAGCGGTCGCACGGCAGTGTTCATCAAGGACGGCTGCGCGGCTTGCGGGCAACTCGTCCAACGCCTGCAATCCTCGGGTGCCGAGTTCGACCTTTACATGGTCGGCAGCCGCCAGGACGATGCGCGCATCCGCGACTGGGCCAAGCGCGCCCAGATCGACCCGGCCCGGGTGCGCAGCGGCGGCATCACGCTCAACCACGACGGCGGCCGCTGGCTGTCGCTGAGCCTGCCCGGCGATTTGCCTGCGGTTGTGCGCGAAGTGAACGGCCAATGGCAACGCCAGCCGTAA
- a CDS encoding TIGR03747 family integrating conjugative element membrane protein yields MKDAASTAQREQNQRQGLIVGTITLPFRLLGVLIGSLLFSIVVECVGMHLFWKDQGWRHSQQMLQYELGHLSNHFTRSVVVQEPGRTAHELVDTGYGWVFVRSGLLERMSQTAERARAPSREPTRNFRYYISQAYVWAESYLIAAAFTTLTFLVRLLVLVLTLPLILTAAFVGLIDGLVRRDVRRFGAGRESGFIYHRAKASLMPLAVLPWITYLALPISVHPLLILLPSAALLGLAVSLTAGSFKKYL; encoded by the coding sequence ATGAAGGATGCCGCCTCGACCGCGCAGCGGGAGCAGAACCAGCGCCAGGGGCTGATCGTCGGCACCATCACCTTGCCGTTCAGGCTGCTCGGGGTGCTGATCGGTTCGCTGCTGTTCTCGATCGTGGTGGAGTGCGTCGGCATGCACCTGTTCTGGAAGGACCAGGGCTGGCGCCACTCCCAGCAGATGCTGCAGTACGAACTCGGGCACCTGTCGAACCACTTCACGCGCAGCGTGGTGGTGCAGGAGCCCGGGCGCACGGCGCACGAGCTGGTGGATACCGGGTACGGGTGGGTGTTCGTGCGCTCGGGGTTGCTGGAGCGCATGAGCCAGACCGCCGAGCGCGCCCGTGCGCCCAGCCGCGAGCCGACGCGCAACTTCCGCTATTACATCAGCCAGGCCTATGTCTGGGCCGAGAGCTACCTGATCGCCGCGGCCTTCACGACGCTCACGTTCCTCGTGCGCCTGCTGGTCCTGGTGCTCACGCTGCCGCTGATCCTCACTGCGGCATTCGTCGGCCTGATCGACGGCCTGGTGCGGCGGGACGTGCGGCGGTTCGGCGCGGGCCGGGAATCCGGCTTCATCTACCACCGCGCGAAAGCGAGCCTGATGCCGCTGGCCGTGCTGCCCTGGATCACCTACCTCGCGCTGCCGATCTCGGTGCATCCGCTGCTGATCCTGCTGCCCAGCGCAGCCTTGCTGGGACTGGCCGTGAGCCTGACCGCGGGCAGCTTCAAAAAGTACCTCTAG
- a CDS encoding integrative conjugative element protein, RAQPRD family has product MLASIWLRAAHRGVPTFLVTALVLGRSPMALAESPAQRQELVAALRQLDALERTVADSAAHTPITPGERYHFDYPRLQADLARVRAGIQFHLTPSRAQPRAPSELAGEYRTERATEPLPATTAEGKQ; this is encoded by the coding sequence ATGTTGGCTTCGATCTGGCTGCGCGCCGCGCATCGCGGCGTGCCCACTTTTCTCGTGACGGCCCTCGTGCTGGGCCGGTCCCCGATGGCCTTGGCCGAGTCCCCGGCGCAGCGCCAGGAGTTGGTCGCCGCGCTGCGCCAGCTCGACGCGCTGGAACGCACCGTCGCGGACAGCGCCGCGCATACCCCCATCACACCGGGCGAGCGCTACCACTTCGATTACCCGCGGCTCCAGGCTGACTTGGCGCGCGTGCGCGCCGGCATCCAATTTCACCTGACGCCATCGCGCGCTCAACCGCGCGCCCCCTCCGAACTGGCCGGCGAATACCGCACCGAACGGGCGACCGAGCCGCTGCCGGCGACGACTGCGGAGGGCAAGCAATGA
- a CDS encoding TIGR03752 family integrating conjugative element protein, protein MRSNGLLKWLMIPVAILVLFVGIRLFSGGGSTAPPAADNGAQLTPDEMKALGIEGDTPRDTVATLVAQVKQLRTELQTALSDNKSQREENQRLRQRENSIDQRINSALESERSNLRRDQEQAASARQQTEGLLADLQRRLDSIGGRGGGHADLPVGLGLQGGDEAGMEGGVRWVEPDDAKPAEGRNGGRGASGGMSFPTSFGPAQSTLETTAETVANAGARAAGVKSAKPVYTVPTNSTLMGSVAMTALIGRVPIDGTVNDPYPFKVLVGPDNLTANGIDIPDVAGAVFSGTASGDWTLSCVRGQVRSITFVFHDGTIRTIPEDREGNQQNNQQRDGLGWISDPHGIPCVSGERRSNAQQYLGSQALITAAGAGVASLIESDSGRMSYVGSDGSIGTVGITGQEAVGQILAGGVRDMSAWVNKLYGQAFAAVYVQPGAKVAVHLEKPLAIDFDPEGRKVDHRAGESHALELD, encoded by the coding sequence ATGCGCAGTAACGGCCTGCTCAAGTGGCTGATGATCCCTGTTGCCATCCTGGTGCTGTTCGTCGGTATCCGGCTGTTCTCGGGTGGAGGCAGCACGGCGCCACCCGCGGCGGACAACGGCGCCCAGCTCACGCCCGATGAAATGAAGGCGCTGGGCATCGAAGGCGACACCCCGCGCGACACCGTGGCGACGCTCGTTGCCCAAGTGAAGCAGTTGCGCACCGAGCTTCAGACCGCGCTCTCGGACAACAAGTCGCAGCGTGAAGAGAACCAGCGACTGCGCCAGCGCGAGAACTCCATCGACCAGCGCATCAACTCGGCGCTCGAATCCGAGCGGTCCAACCTGCGCCGCGACCAAGAGCAGGCGGCCAGCGCGCGCCAGCAGACCGAAGGGCTGCTCGCCGACCTGCAGCGGCGTCTGGACAGCATCGGCGGGCGCGGCGGCGGCCATGCGGACCTGCCCGTGGGCCTGGGGCTGCAGGGCGGCGACGAGGCAGGCATGGAGGGCGGCGTGCGGTGGGTCGAGCCGGACGACGCAAAGCCCGCCGAGGGGCGCAACGGGGGGCGTGGCGCGAGCGGCGGCATGAGCTTCCCCACGAGCTTCGGCCCGGCGCAGAGCACGCTCGAAACCACTGCGGAAACCGTGGCCAACGCGGGCGCCCGCGCCGCCGGGGTCAAGAGTGCCAAGCCGGTCTACACCGTGCCGACCAACTCCACGCTCATGGGTTCGGTCGCCATGACAGCGCTGATCGGCCGCGTGCCGATCGACGGCACGGTCAACGATCCCTATCCGTTCAAAGTTCTGGTCGGGCCGGACAACCTGACCGCCAATGGCATCGACATTCCCGACGTGGCCGGCGCCGTGTTCAGCGGCACCGCTTCGGGCGACTGGACGCTCTCGTGCGTGCGCGGCCAGGTGCGCAGCATCACGTTCGTCTTCCACGACGGCACGATTCGCACGATCCCCGAAGACCGCGAGGGCAACCAGCAGAACAACCAACAGCGCGATGGCTTGGGCTGGATCAGCGATCCCCACGGCATTCCTTGCGTCAGCGGCGAGCGGCGCAGCAACGCCCAGCAATACCTCGGCTCGCAGGCCCTGATCACCGCGGCCGGCGCCGGTGTGGCCTCACTCATCGAGAGCGACAGCGGCCGCATGTCCTATGTCGGCTCGGACGGCTCCATCGGCACCGTGGGCATCACCGGCCAGGAAGCGGTCGGCCAGATTCTGGCGGGCGGCGTGCGGGACATGTCGGCCTGGGTCAACAAGTTGTACGGCCAGGCGTTCGCCGCCGTCTATGTCCAGCCCGGCGCCAAGGTTGCCGTCCACCTCGAAAAGCCGCTCGCCATCGACTTCGATCCCGAAGGCCGCAAGGTCGATCACCGCGCAGGAGAAAGCCATGCACTCGAACTTGACTAA